CTACTTGACCAAGAACATCGCGCCGGAACTGGGCAATCTCTCCCACCTGGAAGACCTGAATCTTTCGGGCAACTTCCTCACCGGAAAGATTCCGCCGGAGTTGGGCAACCTTGCCATCCTGGAAACCCTCCACCTGCCGCTGAACGAGTTGACCGGGGAAATCCCGGCCGAGTTAGGCCGGCTGTCCAACCTCAGGGCGCTAAACCTTTCTAGCAACGAGTTGAGCGGGCAGATCCCCGCCGAGTTGGGAAACCTTGAGAAACTGGTTTGGGTGTATCTGGCCGATAACGAGCTCACGGGATGCGTACCTGCGGGGCTGAGCAACATAGTGCTCAACGACTTCGAGGAACTCGGCCTGCCCTTCTGCTGAGGGTGACCTCGGCTGCGCGTCGGTCAGCCATCTTGCCGTACTCCCTCAGCAAGGCGGTCGGCTTCAGTTCCTGGCGAGACCTGTGCACAGGCCAAGCCGGCTGACGGACAGCGGGAGGAGTGTTGCATTGTAGCCGATCACTCGTATTCATGCGCCGCAGAGGGGTTGTCATGTTGAAACGTCTCGGTGGACTCATATTCGGTCTTCTGCTGGCATTGCTCACGGCAAGCACGGTTTCGATCGTCTTGCTGAGCGTGGCGGCCGTCATGCTGCTGTCGGCATGCGCTGTCGAGCCGCAACCGATGCCTGCGACGACACCCAGGCCCACACCGACACCTGTTCCTATTGCAGACCCGGGGACGATATGGGTAAAGCCGCCGGAGCACATGGCGTACATCTGGTGGGAGTGGAGTGAAGTCCGAGATGATCAGGGGAATAGGTTCGACGAGTTCGAGGAATTGGTCATAGACTTCACGGTCCATAGCGATGTTGAGCCGTTAGGAAGCGGCAACGGGCTTTACTTGATACTTGCCTGGGGCACAATCTCGGACCTGTCATTCTACTTTGGGTTGCAGACCGACGTGCACGCCGATGAGCCTCCGTATTGGCGGGGCAAGGGCGTGATCTTCAGCCGTTGGGAAACTCGCGACCTTGCCAACGCCCGCTACCCAGAGGACGGCTGGACTCAATCAGCCGGGCACGAGGGAGACTTCATCGGGGTGAGGCGGCTCTATCCCTGGGGAACGGGAGACTATCGCGTGCGGATGGCCCCTGATGAAACTGCCCCCAACGACTCTGATGGCGTGTGGTTCGGGCTCTGGATCACAAACATGACCTCTGCTGAAACTACCTGGATCGGCTCGCTCAAGTTTCCGCTGCAGGATGGTAAAGCCGTAATACAAACGTGGGTCTATAGCGCGATGGAGATATATGGCCCGGAAATCCGTTCAATCGACATTCCCGCCTGGCACGTCTCTATGAAGCGGCCAGTGGGCGACGGGGGCAGGGCGTCATGGGGTACCACCGGATACTCTTCCTTCGAGAGCGGGCTTCTGAATTCTGAAATCCACTATGATGCGGCCAACGACGTCGTGCATATCCAAGCAGGAGGGACAACAGTGCGCCGTACCGTACCTGGCACCCTAGAGTTTCGGTAGGTGTCGAGAAGAGTCTGCAATCTGGCTGAGTATCCTGGCGAGACCTGTGCACAAGCCAAGCCGGCTGACGGGCAGCGGGAGGAGTGTTGCATAGTAGCTAATGCCTGCGAAGCTATTTTCTCTAAGAATCAACAGTCAGGCTAAACCACATACCCATCTGCAACATGGGAGCAAGGTGCGGGTGCCCCGGCATCTTCAAAGAAGAGGGTGCTGCCACCACAACCCGCGCTAAGCTCCCTCCCTTGGACCGGCCAGGCTGCGCCCCCTGATGGCACCTTCATTGCCGTCAGCGCGGGATGGTTTCACACCTGCGGCTGGTGCTGCGGAATGAGACTAGGAAAGGCGTAGGCAACAGAAAGGAGAAGGCCAATTGGAATACCGGATAGAGGGCAATCCCGCGTACGGACACCTTAGCGTGCGGCTCGGTCCTGGCGAGCGTTTCGTCGCCGAGGGGGGCAGCATGGCGTGGATGTCGGAGGGCGTACAGGTGAAAGCGCGCCTGCATTGTGGTCACCGAGAATGGTTCCAATATGGCTATCGCCTGCACACGATCAGGCCAAGTTCAGGTCACTCGCCGAAGCTTGTTATCATTGGCGAGCGCGTCAAAGGCTGTAGTGTCGAAGAGTCGTTCTGGAGCGAGAACCTAAACACCCCCGGCTAGTCAAGTATATAGTTCCCAAGGAAAAGGAGAGCCATGTCACAGTTAGATCAATCGCTCCTCATATTCTTCATCGTCTATGTCCTGGCGGTGATAGGCATATCGCTCTACCGCACGAACCGGGCGCAAGAGATGGCAGACCATGTGCTGGCAGGGAGACGCATAGGCACCATTGCATCAGGCCTGAGCGCCAGTTCCTCGCTGGAGCGCGGCTGGGCGGTGTTTATCTTGCCCGCCATGGCCTTCGGCAGCTTCCCGCACTATGTCGTTGGGTTGACAATTGCGGCAACAGTGGGCTTGTGGGCCTCCTGGAGGTTCGTCGCTCCCCGGCTGCGCCGCTTTACCTTCGCCGCCCAGAATGCGCTCACCCTGCCGGAATTCCTGGAGCGGCGCTTCGATGACCGCACCGGTGTCTTGCGTCTCCTCGCGGCTGTACTGACGCTCTTGTTCGTGCTCTTCTACGTGAGCGCAGGCATCATGGCCGGCGGAACCCTATTCAATATCGCATTCGACGTTAATGTTGCGGTCGGCGGACTCATCACACTGCTCGTGGTGCTGGCGTACATTTTCATTGGCGGCTACATCGTGGTCGCGCGCACAGACGTCTTTCAGAGCATCGTTACGTTGCTCGGCATCAGTATCTTGGCAGTCGCCGTATTCGTCGTCACAGACAACCCCACGGCAGGAATCGCAGACTCCTTTAGCGATCCACTCGCTTCCATTAGCGAAAGGGTGAATGTATTCCTCTTCTTGCTCTTCATGGTAGCGGTGTCTCAAGGCGCGTTTGGCGCGCAGCGGCTCCTGCAGCGCTTCATGGCGGCAAAGAGCGAAGCCATTATGGACACCAGCCGTAGAATTAGCACGTTGTGGATCTTCATCATCTTCGGCTTCAGCGTTTTGCTGGGCTTGTTCGCCGGGAACGCCTTGCCGCAAGTAGACGACCGCCTTCTAACCGTCAGCGCGGAAATTGAAGGAATCCAGCTTTTCTACTGGCTGGCGGAA
Above is a window of Chloroflexota bacterium DNA encoding:
- a CDS encoding AIM24 family protein, which codes for MEYRIEGNPAYGHLSVRLGPGERFVAEGGSMAWMSEGVQVKARLHCGHREWFQYGYRLHTIRPSSGHSPKLVIIGERVKGCSVEESFWSENLNTPG